Genomic segment of Candidatus Bathyarchaeota archaeon:
GATGACGATTTGGGCGTGAAAGGAGGGATAAAGACACCAGTTCTTGGAAGAAAGGAAAACTTAGATGCGGCTGTCAGTCTTGCTCTGCGGGATCCTGAGGAGCCAGATGCCAACGCCATGTTTGAAGCGGTTCGAATCTACGATCATCTAAAAGAAGGGAGCAAAACATCTGAGAACCATCAAATTGCAACCATAGCCGGTTCCGAACTTGGTGGAGTGGGCGCAGATAGAAAACTCGTATCTGAACTCACCGAGGTATTAGGAAGCTTTCCAGCAAGCGACGTTATCCTCGTCACTGACGGTTTCGGTGATGAGGCAATTTTACCGTTAGTCCAATCACGGGTGCCGGTGACCTCAGTTCGAAGGATCGTGGTAGCACATAGTGAATCAATCGAAGAAACAGCGGCAGTTTTTTCTCGATATTTAAAAATGATTTGGGAGAACCCACGTTATTCTCGGATTTTGCTTGGCTTACCCGGAATTTTAATGATAATCTTAGGCATTCTATACATAACTGGTTGGATAAGATACACAGGAATAGCCTTTCTCATAGTTTGTGGCGCATTCCTTCTCATAAAAGGATTCAGAATTGACAAAGCAGTACTGAAGTCCTTCAGATTCGTTCGAGAATATTCTCCACCACCCCTTCCAATACAAATAGCAAATTATTCTACAGTCGCTGGGATTTTATTAGGTCTTGTCGGTTGCTATCTGGGGGGAGTCAATGTTGCAAATTCGATACTCCAACCTCCAGCAGATTTTGGTCAATGGATCGCTTTACTTCCCAACCTAATAGGATGGTTTGTTTCAGGATCTATAGCTCTTATAATAGTTGGCATCTGTGTCTTGCTTTCTGGCAGGGCAATCCGCTGGTATTTCGAGCATGACCCTCGGCTGTGGCGCACCATTGTCATTGTGGTTGCGGTTGCATGGTCGTGGCCAATGTTTTACCAAGCATCACAGATTCTTATTTATCCTGAACAGGCAGAAATTTACACCGTAGGGCTTGTAGCTACTATTATTATTGGCATACCTTTAATCGTGGCTGCTGTTTTAGCCACCTTTTTGCTGCATAGAAAATATGCTCGTTTTTTCAGGGAGAAGAAAGAAGAAATTGAAGAAGTTAGCGAAGGCTGATGTGGCAATAATCGGCGGAACTGGTTTAGAAGATTTGTTGAAGGACGCCGAGCAGATTCGAGTTGGAACTCTCTACGGCCTCCCACCTCCCATATTCCTAGGTCAAGTTAACGGAAAACCCGTTGCGTTTCTGCCTCGCCACGGCATCCATCATTCTGTTCCTCCACACAAGGTGAATTATCGAGCCAACGTCTTTGCTTTATACAAATTTGGTGTCAAGCAAGTAGTTGCGACAAACGCGGTTGGAGCCATAAAATCCGATTTTGAACCAGGCGACTTGGTTGTTCCACATGATTTGGTTGACTTCACCAAACTCAGACAGTTCACCTTCTACGACGACGCCCCTGTTACACATGTAGACATGTCTCAGTTGTACTGTCCGACGATTCGTGCGCTTTTGATTAAAACGGCTAGGGAACAGGGTGTGCAGGTATGGGATCGCGCTGTTCTGGTTTGCACGGAGGGCCCCCGTTACGAAACTCCTGCAGAGATTGAAATGTTTAGACGGTTGAGCTGTGACATTGTCGGTATGACGGGCGCGCCAGAAGCTATGCTTGCGCGTGAGCTGGAAATGTGTTACGCAACCATATGTTTTGTTTCGAACATGGCGGCGGGGATGCAGCAACAGTTAACCGCTGATGAAGTGGCTAAGGTAGCAGAAAAGAAAAATCCAGTTATTCAGCAAATTTTAAGAGAAACTATCAAGCACTTACCCTCAGAACGTCACTGTTTGTGTGCGCATGCGCTTAGGGCTGCAAGATTCGAGGTTAAATAATGCTGCAGACGTTGTTGTCTCTACTCGGCGTGTATAAGGCTTACGAGAAGTGGCTCTGGCAGCAGGTGAAGACTGGTATGAAGCCTGAGCACATCGCTATTATATTAGATGGAAATCGTCGATGGGCTTCTGAGTCGTCGTTAAATCCTTTGTTTGGCCATCAGTACGGCGCCGAGAAGGTTAAAGAGCTATTAGACTGGTGCTTGGATTTGAATGTAAAATC
This window contains:
- the mtnP gene encoding S-methyl-5'-thioadenosine phosphorylase; this translates as MLVFSGRRKKKLKKLAKADVAIIGGTGLEDLLKDAEQIRVGTLYGLPPPIFLGQVNGKPVAFLPRHGIHHSVPPHKVNYRANVFALYKFGVKQVVATNAVGAIKSDFEPGDLVVPHDLVDFTKLRQFTFYDDAPVTHVDMSQLYCPTIRALLIKTAREQGVQVWDRAVLVCTEGPRYETPAEIEMFRRLSCDIVGMTGAPEAMLARELEMCYATICFVSNMAAGMQQQLTADEVAKVAEKKNPVIQQILRETIKHLPSERHCLCAHALRAARFEVK
- a CDS encoding DUF373 family protein, producing the protein MPKPTEKESERILVLCVDRDDDLGVKGGIKTPVLGRKENLDAAVSLALRDPEEPDANAMFEAVRIYDHLKEGSKTSENHQIATIAGSELGGVGADRKLVSELTEVLGSFPASDVILVTDGFGDEAILPLVQSRVPVTSVRRIVVAHSESIEETAAVFSRYLKMIWENPRYSRILLGLPGILMIILGILYITGWIRYTGIAFLIVCGAFLLIKGFRIDKAVLKSFRFVREYSPPPLPIQIANYSTVAGILLGLVGCYLGGVNVANSILQPPADFGQWIALLPNLIGWFVSGSIALIIVGICVLLSGRAIRWYFEHDPRLWRTIVIVVAVAWSWPMFYQASQILIYPEQAEIYTVGLVATIIIGIPLIVAAVLATFLLHRKYARFFREKKEEIEEVSEG